In one Flammeovirga yaeyamensis genomic region, the following are encoded:
- a CDS encoding helix-turn-helix transcriptional regulator yields the protein MHSEKLIKTIKERRENLKVNQENLAKLSGVGLRTLKQFESGKGNPTLQTIQKIADVLGLEICLKVKTTITDEESKNIV from the coding sequence ATGCACTCAGAAAAGTTAATTAAAACAATAAAAGAACGTAGAGAAAACCTAAAAGTCAATCAAGAGAACTTGGCTAAACTTTCAGGAGTAGGGTTAAGGACGCTAAAACAATTTGAAAGTGGTAAAGGTAATCCAACGTTACAAACTATTCAGAAAATTGCTGATGTATTAGGATTGGAAATATGCTTAAAGGTTAAAACAACTATTACGGATGAGGAAAGCAAGAATATTGTATAA
- a CDS encoding sialate O-acetylesterase gives MLWGWADAKEKITINASWLNEQLNIEADKEGNWTVEVQTTNSKAPQTIKITSKESDILLENILFGEVWLCSGQSNMQQPMKGYNGQPTFGSVMAITKSNNPNLRLFSVGRVGSKTPLKDVEKYTAWQQASPESVLGYSAIAYFFGQQLQEILDVPVGLIHTSWGGSSVQAWISKDVMNGYQKVSLDELDITKKTNHIPTALFNAMINPLTQYTIKGALWYQGESNRMEPENYKKLFPAMVKDWRQRWGIGNFPFYYVQIAPYMYGNNDAFQSVDNSAFIRETQIQCLDLIPNSGIAITMDIGDDFCIHPPKKKEVADRLLFNALNQTYGYKTVDFAAPIFDSQEIKDGGLVLKFKNAETGLYSYNKLEGFEIAGKDKIFYPANAEIVMRKKVFVQSDKVPNPVAVRYAWYNWVVGTLFDTNLLPASSFRTDKWDDATRIEK, from the coding sequence ATGCTTTGGGGCTGGGCTGATGCAAAAGAGAAAATCACCATCAATGCATCCTGGTTGAATGAACAATTGAATATAGAAGCGGACAAGGAGGGGAATTGGACAGTTGAAGTACAAACTACCAACAGCAAAGCACCACAAACGATAAAAATCACCAGTAAGGAATCAGATATTTTATTAGAGAATATTTTGTTTGGTGAAGTATGGTTGTGTTCAGGGCAATCGAATATGCAACAACCGATGAAAGGTTATAATGGACAACCTACCTTTGGTTCTGTTATGGCTATTACAAAGTCAAATAATCCGAATTTAAGACTATTTTCAGTTGGTAGAGTCGGCTCAAAGACTCCGTTAAAAGATGTTGAGAAGTATACAGCTTGGCAACAAGCCTCTCCAGAGAGTGTTTTAGGCTATAGTGCTATAGCCTATTTCTTTGGGCAGCAGTTACAAGAGATTTTAGATGTTCCTGTAGGGTTAATACATACTTCTTGGGGCGGCAGTTCGGTTCAGGCATGGATAAGCAAAGATGTGATGAACGGTTATCAAAAAGTCAGTCTTGATGAATTAGATATTACAAAAAAGACAAATCATATTCCAACAGCCTTGTTTAATGCGATGATTAATCCACTAACTCAATATACCATAAAAGGAGCATTATGGTATCAGGGAGAGTCTAACAGAATGGAACCAGAGAATTATAAAAAACTTTTCCCAGCAATGGTGAAAGATTGGCGTCAACGATGGGGAATTGGTAATTTCCCATTTTATTACGTACAAATTGCTCCTTATATGTATGGCAATAACGATGCTTTTCAATCTGTTGATAACTCAGCCTTTATTCGCGAAACTCAAATACAATGTTTGGATTTGATTCCAAATTCGGGTATTGCTATTACCATGGATATTGGAGATGATTTTTGCATTCATCCTCCTAAAAAGAAAGAAGTCGCTGACAGATTATTATTCAATGCACTTAATCAAACTTATGGATACAAAACGGTAGATTTTGCTGCTCCAATATTTGATTCTCAAGAGATAAAAGATGGTGGATTAGTTTTAAAATTTAAAAATGCCGAGACAGGGCTATATTCGTATAATAAGTTAGAAGGATTTGAGATTGCAGGAAAAGATAAGATTTTTTACCCTGCCAATGCAGAAATTGTTATGCGCAAAAAAGTTTTTGTACAAAGTGATAAAGTACCGAATCCTGTAGCAGTAAGATATGCCTGGTACAACTGGGTAGTTGGAACTCTTTTTGACACCAATCTTCTACCTGCGTCATCATTTAGAACAGACAAATGGGATGATGCTACTCGAATTGAAAAATAA
- a CDS encoding HipA N-terminal domain-containing protein, with product MRKARILYKNQEAGMLIQHDNGSFTFKYDNSWISDESKPVVSLTFPKSQQEYHSEFLFPFFYNMLPEGSNKQIVCKLNRLDRNDYFGLLITTAKNDNIGAIKVLKVE from the coding sequence ATGAGGAAAGCAAGAATATTGTATAAAAATCAAGAGGCAGGTATGTTGATTCAACATGACAATGGTTCTTTTACTTTTAAATATGATAATTCATGGATAAGCGATGAAAGCAAGCCAGTTGTTAGTTTAACATTCCCAAAGTCACAACAAGAATATCATTCAGAGTTTTTGTTTCCATTTTTTTATAATATGTTGCCAGAGGGTTCAAACAAACAGATAGTTTGTAAGCTAAACAGGTTGGACAGAAATGATTATTTTGGTTTGCTAATAACAACGGCAAAGAACGATAATATAGGTGCAATAAAAGTTTTAAAAGTAGAATAG
- a CDS encoding HipA domain-containing protein, with amino-acid sequence MNLDEIKYCPGTLSKGHTTYSRACLSKVFKGKKVNHILPYDSPTTNSETDELFDNNRKRMSISGVQEKFSVLLDKNKLRLISEGEQGEYILKPIPSAGKRQESMPANEHLTMQIAKQVYGIETAENALIFFKNVSPAYITKRFDLKEDGSKLAQEDFASLSGRTPQTHGEHYKYTGNYYELFQILKKYVPAYPLEAPKLLKIIIFNYLFSNGDAHFKNFSLIETPMGDFKLSPAYDLVNSRIHIEDKDFALEDGLLPKSLTQGKVISQIKILSEKAGISELIYDDIINTMFNQSDLVEQLIFSSFLDKKTQTNYFQSYQTRLKKLMK; translated from the coding sequence ATGAATTTGGATGAAATTAAATATTGCCCCGGAACATTATCTAAAGGACATACTACATATAGTAGAGCTTGCCTGTCTAAAGTGTTTAAAGGAAAAAAGGTGAATCATATATTACCTTATGATTCACCAACAACGAACTCCGAAACGGATGAATTATTTGATAATAATCGAAAACGAATGTCTATTTCTGGTGTACAGGAAAAGTTTTCTGTATTGCTCGACAAAAACAAACTGCGCCTGATTAGCGAAGGAGAACAAGGAGAATACATCCTAAAACCTATTCCAAGTGCTGGAAAAAGACAAGAAAGTATGCCAGCTAACGAGCATTTGACAATGCAGATTGCAAAACAAGTTTATGGAATAGAAACTGCTGAAAACGCATTAATATTTTTCAAAAATGTTTCTCCAGCCTATATAACAAAGAGGTTTGACTTAAAAGAGGATGGTTCTAAACTAGCACAAGAAGACTTTGCTTCACTTTCGGGAAGAACACCGCAAACACATGGAGAACATTATAAGTATACTGGAAATTACTACGAATTATTTCAAATTCTAAAAAAATATGTTCCTGCATACCCTTTAGAGGCTCCGAAACTCTTGAAAATAATCATCTTCAATTACTTGTTCTCGAACGGGGATGCTCATTTTAAGAACTTTTCTTTAATAGAAACCCCAATGGGTGATTTTAAATTAAGTCCAGCTTACGACTTGGTAAATAGCAGGATACATATTGAAGATAAAGATTTTGCTTTAGAAGATGGACTTTTACCTAAAAGCCTAACCCAAGGAAAAGTTATTTCACAAATTAAAATATTATCAGAAAAAGCAGGAATTAGTGAATTGATTTACGATGACATAATAAATACAATGTTTAATCAGTCTGATTTGGTAGAACAACTGATCTTTTCTTCATTTTTAGATAAGAAAACACAGACGAACTATTTTCAATCCTATCAAACTCGATTAAAAAAATTAATGAAATAA